The following coding sequences are from one Lysinibacillus sp. FSL W8-0992 window:
- a CDS encoding disulfide oxidoreductase translates to MSKKEENTLLFIWIVSVVATLGSLYFSEIRHYEPCKMCWIQRIFMYPIAIMTTIALIQKNPRIVVTTAVFAVIGGSVSLYHYGIQKLSFLAASAPSCGAVSCTGQYINWLGFITIPFLALTAFILIAGASFYLIKSLKTAK, encoded by the coding sequence ATGTCAAAAAAAGAGGAAAATACCTTATTGTTTATTTGGATTGTCTCTGTCGTTGCAACACTAGGCTCACTATACTTTTCTGAGATTCGTCACTACGAGCCTTGTAAAATGTGTTGGATTCAACGTATTTTTATGTATCCAATAGCAATAATGACCACTATTGCCCTTATTCAAAAAAATCCACGTATAGTTGTAACAACGGCAGTATTCGCCGTTATAGGTGGCTCTGTATCACTTTATCATTATGGAATTCAGAAACTAAGCTTCTTAGCTGCTTCTGCTCCTTCTTGTGGTGCCGTATCTTGCACCGGTCAATACATAAACTGGCTTGGTTTCATTACAATCCCGTTTTTAGCATTAACAGCGTTTATTTTAATTGCAGGCGCAAGCTTCTATTTAATCAAATCGTTAAAAACTGCAAAATAA
- a CDS encoding helix-turn-helix transcriptional regulator has product MKLDRLLTMTMILINRKKVKAQELAELFDVSVRTIYRDVETLSCAGVPVVSQQGVNGGISLIDGYRMDKQILTKEELTSLSIALKSALTSYEDAHATAVLEKLTGIADEKVKKSIDHLFVDLSPWGQNVILKEQITLLKRAIEDEHCVSFLYSTAHGMLTKRLIEPHTLVQKGKVWYIYGYCTLRDGFRLFKISRMKEIKEELICFERKSVHLAELPWDKAWQQPKNLVEITLTFDETIRTLVEETFGAEHIDNEKSIVQVSLPEDEWLYGFLLSFGNRIKLINPPYLVDIVKRRAQEIVALYVENKG; this is encoded by the coding sequence ATGAAATTAGATCGTTTACTAACGATGACAATGATTTTAATTAATCGTAAAAAAGTAAAGGCTCAAGAATTGGCAGAGTTATTTGACGTATCAGTTCGCACAATTTATCGCGATGTTGAAACCCTTAGCTGTGCAGGGGTACCAGTTGTGAGTCAGCAAGGGGTAAACGGAGGGATTAGTTTAATTGATGGTTATAGAATGGATAAGCAAATTTTAACGAAGGAGGAACTAACCTCACTGTCAATTGCTCTTAAAAGTGCCTTAACATCATATGAGGATGCTCACGCCACAGCTGTTTTAGAAAAACTAACAGGGATAGCAGATGAAAAAGTGAAAAAATCTATTGATCATTTATTTGTTGACCTAAGCCCTTGGGGACAGAATGTTATATTAAAAGAACAAATAACCCTATTAAAAAGGGCAATCGAAGATGAGCATTGTGTAAGCTTCTTGTATTCAACCGCGCATGGGATGCTTACAAAGCGCTTGATAGAGCCGCATACTTTAGTACAGAAGGGGAAAGTATGGTATATATATGGTTATTGCACATTAAGAGATGGTTTTCGGTTATTTAAAATCTCTAGAATGAAGGAAATTAAAGAAGAGTTAATATGTTTTGAACGGAAGAGCGTTCATTTAGCAGAACTGCCTTGGGATAAAGCTTGGCAGCAACCGAAAAACTTAGTGGAAATCACACTGACATTTGATGAAACTATTCGAACATTGGTGGAAGAAACATTTGGAGCAGAACATATAGATAATGAAAAATCGATCGTGCAAGTTTCATTGCCTGAAGATGAATGGCTATATGGATTTTTGCTGAGCTTTGGGAATCGAATAAAGCTTATTAATCCTCCTTATTTAGTTGATATTGTGAAAAGACGGGCACAAGAAATTGTAGCATTATATGTAGAAAACAAAGGGTGA
- a CDS encoding 5'-nucleotidase C-terminal domain-containing protein: MRWVKSIAATTLVASLLATPGFAAHAAESAPTTTKEGFNLTILHSNDTHAHVEAAPQRATKIKELRAANANSLLLDAGDVFSGTLYFNQFTGEVDMKLMNLMGYDAMTFGNHEFDLGSSPEGHAALANFVKGAEFPLLGGNLDFSKDSLFDGLQFKTVAEDFQNGKIYNGIIKDIDGEKVGIFGLTTEETPSISSVANVQFANYIDSAKKAVADFEKQGVNKIIALTHIGFDDSKDFDNDQLLAAAVEGIDVIVGGHTHTKLDKAVKAETSFKNPTIIVQTGQYSENLGELDLTFDDNGAVVEYFGQLHALNDKENPVAADAEAAKLLAPYSAKIEAVKQQSTGNTAVSVLDGKRGLWGVRAGETNLGNVITDGMLAGAKKIDPEVQFAFQNGGGIRASIDAGDITVGEVMTVMPFGNALGIVKLTGAELYEIAEHSVKEFPKESGGFLHFSGLQVEFDGKAPAGKRVKSIKLNGKELDKAAYYKGATNTFTAKGGDGYETLAKAYADGRVSEPGTVDFEMFIDHLNTLKKVDAKVEGRIIATIPFTDIAKGSETEGYVRDLYYRDLTQGTSATTYSPNANLTRAQAASFIARVLKLEAKGEATFSDITSLEAATQKEITALAEAGIVQGQNGKFNPTAKVTRSQLALMFARAYNLQHDAKTGLTADFSDISKYNEETQNAIALMQDLKIASGSNGKFMPNNNATRAHMAKMLSNYIPYVKESK, encoded by the coding sequence ATGAGATGGGTTAAAAGTATTGCGGCAACAACTCTAGTTGCAAGTTTACTAGCTACACCTGGATTTGCTGCACATGCGGCTGAATCAGCACCAACAACTACTAAAGAGGGCTTTAATTTAACAATTTTGCACTCTAATGACACACATGCACACGTAGAGGCAGCACCACAACGAGCTACAAAAATTAAAGAACTACGTGCTGCTAATGCAAACTCATTACTATTAGATGCAGGGGACGTATTCTCTGGTACTCTATACTTCAATCAATTCACTGGAGAAGTTGATATGAAGTTAATGAACTTAATGGGCTATGATGCTATGACATTTGGTAACCATGAGTTCGATTTAGGGTCAAGCCCAGAAGGACATGCTGCTCTTGCAAATTTTGTTAAAGGTGCAGAATTCCCATTACTAGGCGGGAACCTAGATTTCTCAAAGGATTCATTATTTGATGGCTTACAATTCAAAACAGTAGCAGAAGATTTCCAAAATGGCAAAATCTATAACGGTATTATTAAAGATATAGATGGAGAAAAAGTTGGTATTTTCGGCTTAACAACTGAAGAAACACCTTCAATTTCAAGTGTTGCAAACGTACAATTTGCTAACTACATCGACTCTGCGAAAAAAGCAGTAGCAGATTTTGAAAAACAAGGCGTAAATAAAATTATTGCACTTACACACATTGGCTTTGATGACTCTAAAGACTTCGATAATGACCAATTACTTGCAGCAGCAGTAGAAGGTATCGATGTAATCGTTGGTGGTCATACACATACGAAATTAGATAAAGCTGTGAAAGCAGAAACATCATTCAAAAACCCAACAATTATCGTACAAACTGGTCAATACAGCGAAAACTTAGGTGAGCTTGATCTAACTTTCGACGATAACGGTGCTGTTGTTGAATACTTCGGCCAATTACATGCTTTAAATGATAAAGAAAATCCTGTAGCAGCAGACGCTGAAGCAGCTAAATTATTAGCACCATATAGTGCAAAAATCGAAGCAGTTAAACAACAATCAACAGGCAATACAGCTGTGTCAGTTCTTGATGGTAAACGTGGACTTTGGGGTGTTCGTGCTGGTGAAACGAATCTAGGTAACGTTATTACAGACGGTATGCTTGCTGGTGCTAAAAAAATCGATCCAGAAGTACAATTTGCTTTCCAAAACGGTGGCGGTATCCGCGCTAGCATTGACGCAGGAGATATCACTGTTGGTGAAGTAATGACAGTAATGCCTTTCGGTAATGCACTTGGTATCGTAAAATTAACTGGTGCTGAACTATATGAAATTGCTGAACATAGTGTTAAAGAATTCCCGAAAGAATCAGGTGGCTTCTTACATTTCTCTGGTCTACAAGTAGAATTTGATGGTAAAGCACCAGCTGGTAAACGCGTTAAATCTATTAAATTAAATGGTAAAGAGCTTGATAAAGCAGCTTACTATAAAGGTGCAACAAACACATTCACTGCTAAAGGTGGCGACGGCTATGAAACACTAGCAAAAGCTTACGCAGATGGTCGTGTAAGTGAACCTGGTACAGTTGACTTTGAAATGTTCATCGATCATTTAAACACACTTAAAAAAGTAGACGCTAAAGTGGAAGGTCGCATTATCGCTACAATTCCATTTACTGATATTGCAAAAGGCTCTGAAACTGAAGGTTACGTTCGTGATCTTTACTACCGTGATTTAACTCAAGGTACATCTGCAACAACATATTCACCAAATGCTAACTTAACTCGTGCACAAGCTGCATCATTTATTGCTCGTGTATTAAAACTTGAAGCTAAAGGTGAAGCAACATTCTCAGATATTACTAGTTTAGAAGCAGCGACACAAAAAGAGATTACTGCACTTGCAGAAGCAGGCATTGTACAAGGTCAAAATGGCAAATTCAATCCTACAGCAAAAGTAACTCGTTCTCAACTTGCTTTAATGTTTGCACGTGCTTATAACTTACAGCATGATGCAAAAACTGGATTAACTGCTGATTTCAGCGATATTTCTAAATACAATGAAGAAACACAAAACGCTATCGCACTTATGCAAGATTTAAAAATTGCTAGCGGTTCAAATGGCAAATTCATGCCTAATAACAATGCTACACGTGCACATATGGCAAAAATGCTTTCAAACTACATTCCTTATGTAAAAGAATCTAAATAA
- a CDS encoding effector binding domain-containing protein, translating to MQTYCQSCGMPLEDAKLLGTEKDGQVCQDYCTYCYELGEFKQPNITVNEMINICVPHLKEEGMAEEEARQMLASFLPSLKRWRTGEVNPPVVKEKQSFQIVGIEARTNNANEITPTAKIPQLWTSYFQQNVTGQLINQVNEGVMYGLYSDYETDVNGDYSITLGVEVSTDKEVPNGMSIKTIPASKYLVFTSEKGSMPEIVIKAWQDIWTWFANSDVERTYTGDFEIYDERCQPNESQVDIYIAIK from the coding sequence ATGCAAACTTATTGCCAAAGCTGTGGAATGCCATTAGAGGATGCAAAACTATTAGGAACTGAAAAAGATGGGCAGGTGTGTCAGGACTATTGCACATATTGCTACGAATTAGGAGAGTTCAAACAGCCAAATATAACTGTCAATGAAATGATTAACATATGTGTACCTCATTTAAAGGAAGAGGGCATGGCAGAAGAAGAGGCACGTCAAATGTTAGCTTCGTTTTTACCTAGCTTAAAAAGATGGAGAACAGGCGAAGTCAATCCTCCTGTTGTGAAAGAAAAACAAAGCTTTCAAATAGTAGGAATAGAAGCGCGCACAAATAATGCGAATGAAATTACTCCAACAGCGAAAATACCCCAATTATGGACAAGTTACTTTCAGCAAAATGTAACTGGTCAATTGATAAATCAAGTGAACGAGGGCGTTATGTATGGACTATATTCGGATTATGAAACAGATGTTAATGGAGATTACTCGATTACCCTTGGAGTGGAAGTATCAACTGACAAAGAAGTGCCAAATGGGATGTCCATCAAAACAATTCCTGCTTCAAAATATTTAGTCTTTACTTCAGAAAAAGGGTCAATGCCAGAGATTGTCATTAAAGCTTGGCAAGATATATGGACTTGGTTTGCAAACTCAGATGTAGAACGAACATATACTGGTGACTTTGAAATATATGATGAACGATGCCAACCTAATGAGTCTCAGGTCGATATTTATATTGCAATTAAATAA
- a CDS encoding response regulator yields MIRAVLIDNEPLALHYFQNKLQNFQQIEVTQTFTSVKLFLNSLPSLEFEVIFLEIKLDELNGLEVADIIKSNRPHVIVIFITSYSEFAIQAYEIGGLDYLLKPISQARLEKTVSRIEHEFSMQQLVQQTSNTILNVQCFNQFATYSNNSLVSFKTEKTKELFAYFILHPNMPIHRDVLIEILWPNLDYVRAKSNLHTALSYLRKTLNNMGYANCIIFSNKYYIFEKPNILCDLYEFQDCFSDFKKSDFPPISLINQCLAIYKDGLLIFDDYEWATSDRDKLTKSYIELLEKGFQTSIGTETEKAIDYLNRLLEFDPYNEHKLEQYLQLLIEAGLHTQAYIIFLTYEQKLKEDLALTPSSTLLEMSNKLFSHNQ; encoded by the coding sequence GTGATTCGAGCCGTTTTAATAGACAATGAACCTCTAGCTTTACACTATTTTCAAAATAAGCTACAAAACTTTCAACAAATAGAGGTTACCCAAACCTTCACTAGTGTAAAACTATTCTTAAATAGCCTTCCATCACTGGAATTTGAAGTAATATTTTTAGAAATAAAGCTTGATGAACTGAATGGACTTGAAGTAGCTGATATTATAAAAAGCAATCGCCCACATGTAATTGTTATATTTATAACTTCGTATTCAGAATTTGCAATCCAAGCATATGAAATTGGAGGACTTGATTATTTACTTAAACCGATTAGCCAAGCACGCTTAGAAAAAACAGTATCACGTATTGAACATGAATTTTCTATGCAACAGTTGGTACAACAAACTTCAAATACGATTTTAAACGTCCAATGCTTTAATCAATTTGCTACCTATAGCAACAATAGTCTCGTTTCCTTCAAAACTGAGAAAACAAAAGAATTATTTGCTTATTTTATATTGCACCCTAACATGCCTATTCATCGGGATGTTTTAATCGAAATTCTTTGGCCTAATTTAGATTATGTTCGTGCTAAATCTAATCTTCATACAGCACTATCTTATTTAAGAAAAACATTAAACAATATGGGCTATGCCAACTGTATAATATTTTCTAACAAATATTATATTTTTGAAAAACCTAATATTTTGTGTGATTTGTACGAATTCCAAGATTGTTTTAGTGATTTTAAGAAGTCTGATTTTCCTCCGATTTCATTAATCAATCAATGTCTTGCTATTTATAAGGACGGCTTACTCATATTTGATGATTATGAATGGGCTACCTCAGATAGAGATAAGCTTACTAAATCATACATAGAGTTATTAGAGAAAGGGTTTCAAACAAGCATTGGAACCGAAACGGAAAAAGCTATTGACTATCTCAATCGTTTATTAGAGTTTGATCCTTATAATGAACATAAGCTTGAACAATATTTACAACTGTTAATCGAGGCAGGGTTGCATACACAGGCATACATTATTTTTTTAACTTATGAGCAAAAACTAAAAGAAGACTTAGCACTCACTCCAAGTTCTACTTTACTAGAAATGTCTAACAAATTATTTAGTCATAATCAATAA
- a CDS encoding aldo/keto reductase, producing the protein MNLQSTKTLTNGIEMPRFGLGVYKMTERDETLHAIDKALKVGYRAIDTASLYGNEAEVGEAIRHSGIKREDIFVTTKVWNTDQGYDATLRAFEVSLKKLNMDYLDLYLTHWVVPETYEETYRAIERLYDEKLLRATGVSNHHEHHLQKLLSKANIAPMVNQVELHPYLQQDALKAFCAEHGIAVTAWSPLGRGGVLDNPTILEIAQELGKSAAQVVLRWHLQKDTLIIPKSVTPSRIEENAQIYDFELTQAQMDKMATLNRNQRFGQDPDNFKFNF; encoded by the coding sequence TTGAATTTACAATCAACAAAAACGTTAACAAATGGTATTGAGATGCCTCGCTTTGGTCTAGGCGTATACAAAATGACAGAACGTGATGAAACGTTACATGCTATTGATAAGGCGTTGAAAGTGGGCTATCGTGCGATTGATACTGCTTCGTTATATGGTAATGAGGCAGAGGTGGGTGAGGCAATTCGCCACTCAGGCATTAAACGCGAGGATATTTTTGTGACAACAAAGGTTTGGAATACTGACCAAGGATATGATGCGACGCTACGTGCTTTTGAAGTATCATTGAAAAAATTAAATATGGATTATTTAGATTTATATTTAACGCATTGGGTAGTGCCTGAAACATATGAGGAAACATACAGAGCGATTGAACGTTTGTATGATGAAAAGTTACTACGAGCAACAGGTGTGTCAAACCATCATGAACATCACCTGCAAAAACTATTATCAAAAGCTAATATCGCGCCAATGGTCAATCAGGTAGAATTGCACCCTTACTTACAACAAGATGCATTAAAGGCATTTTGTGCAGAGCATGGAATTGCTGTTACAGCATGGTCGCCGTTAGGGCGCGGAGGGGTGCTGGATAATCCAACAATTCTTGAAATTGCACAAGAGCTAGGGAAGTCAGCTGCACAAGTAGTGCTTCGTTGGCATTTGCAAAAGGATACGCTGATTATTCCAAAATCAGTAACACCAAGTCGTATTGAGGAAAATGCACAAATATACGATTTTGAATTAACGCAAGCACAGATGGATAAAATGGCAACGTTAAATCGTAATCAACGTTTTGGTCAAGATCCAGATAATTTTAAATTTAATTTTTAA
- a CDS encoding GAF domain-containing sensor histidine kinase, with protein MRENEHSNISILKEIAELLNEETEIITTLKGALVKFLNGTNFETGWIFFIDEKGRSELVVHENLPEALEHKNCHYLKKGGCWCVSRYRNEELKKASNIIECQRIESAIAANVGDHEGITHHATVPLQSGQERFGVLNVASKNTVRFSEEELALLESVAFQMGSAIKRILLTKQEQEMALVKERNRLARDLHDSVNQLLFSVTLTARAGIEMSNDTEVKETFKEIQHLTQDALTEMRALIWQLRPKGLENGLLEAIKVYAEMLGLKLHVTVSGVLQFPSRIEETLFRVAQEALNNVRRHAGVLEAALYITVTATDILLVIRDEGRGFVIDHNTKLLSIGLQSIKDRAKSVGGTADWVSEIGKGTELLIRLPY; from the coding sequence GTGAGAGAGAACGAGCACTCCAATATTAGTATCTTAAAAGAAATTGCTGAGTTACTGAATGAAGAAACAGAAATAATCACTACCTTAAAAGGCGCGCTTGTGAAGTTTTTAAATGGTACAAATTTTGAAACGGGCTGGATATTTTTTATTGATGAAAAAGGACGATCAGAGCTTGTTGTCCATGAAAATTTACCAGAGGCACTCGAACATAAAAATTGCCACTATTTAAAAAAGGGAGGCTGCTGGTGTGTATCCCGTTATCGCAATGAAGAATTAAAAAAAGCTTCTAATATTATTGAATGTCAAAGGATCGAAAGTGCAATTGCTGCAAATGTTGGCGATCACGAAGGAATTACACATCATGCAACGGTCCCTCTGCAATCAGGTCAGGAACGATTTGGTGTTTTGAATGTAGCATCGAAGAATACGGTGCGTTTTTCAGAGGAAGAGCTAGCATTACTGGAATCGGTTGCCTTTCAAATGGGCTCTGCCATTAAGCGTATATTATTGACAAAGCAGGAGCAGGAAATGGCACTAGTGAAGGAGCGCAATCGTCTGGCGCGGGACTTACATGATTCTGTTAATCAGCTTCTTTTCTCCGTAACATTAACGGCGAGGGCTGGCATTGAGATGAGTAACGACACTGAGGTAAAGGAAACATTTAAGGAGATACAGCATTTAACGCAAGATGCTTTAACAGAAATGCGTGCACTCATTTGGCAACTACGACCAAAAGGTTTAGAGAATGGACTGTTAGAAGCGATAAAAGTGTATGCTGAAATGCTCGGATTAAAGCTTCATGTAACTGTATCTGGTGTTTTACAATTTCCATCTCGTATAGAAGAAACACTGTTTCGTGTAGCACAGGAGGCGCTTAATAATGTGCGTCGCCATGCTGGTGTGCTTGAAGCGGCACTTTATATTACGGTAACAGCTACTGATATATTATTAGTCATTCGTGATGAGGGACGAGGCTTCGTAATTGATCATAATACAAAGCTCCTATCGATAGGCTTACAATCGATAAAAGACCGAGCTAAATCGGTGGGGGGTACAGCTGACTGGGTAAGCGAAATTGGCAAGGGAACGGAGCTGCTAATCCGCCTGCCATATTGA
- a CDS encoding RluA family pseudouridine synthase, with translation MFQYEIKDNNTTVEELLRNHWRLGKKLVHELRMEKAVTSLDGEPLLWKEPLPAGTIIKFSFPIPASSYKPTPVCAIDVVYEDDHCLIVSKPKGMSTHPNDDRDTHTCMNHVMAHMKEQGRDYAEHVHRLDKGTEGLLLIAKHPLAKSIFDRMIEEKTIIRTYAAEVQGNLRTTSGTIAESIGKDRHHPTRRVVSNTGQHAVTHYEVVARYKHSCVVHLVLETGRTHQIRVHMAHIGHPIIGDTMYGARETASDDYELHAIQLEFEHPFLNKLIIVKDK, from the coding sequence ATGTTTCAATATGAAATAAAAGACAATAATACAACGGTCGAGGAGCTACTACGTAATCATTGGCGACTAGGGAAAAAGTTAGTTCATGAATTACGTATGGAAAAGGCAGTCACTTCACTTGATGGAGAGCCACTACTATGGAAGGAGCCACTTCCAGCAGGAACAATCATTAAATTTTCATTTCCTATCCCTGCCTCTAGCTATAAGCCGACACCTGTTTGTGCGATTGATGTTGTGTATGAGGATGATCACTGTTTAATTGTTTCTAAACCAAAGGGCATGTCTACTCATCCTAATGATGACCGCGATACTCACACTTGTATGAATCATGTAATGGCACATATGAAAGAGCAAGGTCGAGACTATGCAGAGCATGTTCATCGCCTTGATAAAGGGACAGAAGGTTTACTTTTAATTGCAAAGCATCCACTGGCAAAATCAATTTTTGATCGTATGATTGAAGAAAAAACAATTATTCGTACGTACGCTGCAGAGGTGCAAGGAAATCTTCGTACTACATCGGGGACTATCGCTGAATCTATTGGTAAAGACCGCCATCACCCAACACGACGCGTCGTATCAAACACAGGTCAACATGCTGTAACACACTATGAAGTTGTTGCACGCTATAAACATTCTTGTGTTGTCCACCTTGTTTTAGAAACAGGCCGTACACACCAAATTCGTGTACACATGGCACATATCGGGCATCCTATTATCGGAGATACGATGTATGGCGCGCGCGAAACAGCTAGCGATGATTATGAACTACATGCCATTCAATTAGAATTCGAACACCCATTTTTAAATAAATTAATTATAGTAAAAGATAAATAA
- a CDS encoding response regulator transcription factor, protein MIRVLIADDHHVVRRGLLFFLKTQKDIEVVGEAKNGVEAVALAESIQPDIILMDLVMPEMDGIQATKRIKSKFPHIEILMLTSFSDRDHVVPAMEAGAAGYQLKDIEPDELVSSIRRIMQGEHTLHPEATSTLEMDRQESENALHVLNPLTPREQDVLAELTKGKSNREIASSLFVTEKTVKTHISNIFTKLQVQDRTQAALYAVKHGLTEGSGQ, encoded by the coding sequence ATGATTCGTGTACTAATTGCAGATGATCATCATGTAGTCCGACGAGGATTATTATTTTTTTTAAAGACACAGAAAGATATTGAGGTTGTGGGGGAAGCGAAAAATGGTGTGGAAGCAGTCGCGCTAGCTGAAAGCATACAGCCAGATATTATATTAATGGATTTAGTCATGCCTGAAATGGATGGTATTCAAGCAACGAAGCGCATAAAGTCTAAGTTTCCGCACATCGAAATTTTAATGTTAACAAGCTTCTCTGATCGAGATCATGTTGTGCCAGCGATGGAAGCTGGAGCAGCGGGATATCAGCTAAAGGATATTGAACCAGATGAGCTAGTATCATCGATTCGACGCATTATGCAGGGTGAACATACATTACACCCAGAAGCGACGTCAACACTTGAGATGGATCGTCAAGAATCAGAAAATGCACTACATGTGTTAAATCCGCTAACTCCACGTGAGCAAGACGTACTTGCAGAGCTTACAAAGGGAAAAAGTAACCGAGAAATTGCATCATCATTATTTGTTACTGAAAAAACAGTAAAAACACATATTTCCAATATATTTACGAAGCTACAAGTACAAGATCGGACACAAGCAGCACTCTATGCAGTAAAGCATGGATTGACAGAAGGCAGCGGCCAGTAG
- a CDS encoding cation diffusion facilitator family transporter, giving the protein MELYTNLRQGEKGAWLSIATYLILSSVKLTIGYIGTSEALKADGLNNTTDIIASIAVLIGLRIAQRPPDSNHQYGHLRAETVASLVASFIMLVVGLQVLIASLQGLWEPTGTTPSMLTAFVAIGSAVVMYIVYRYNLALSKKIRSAAVKAAAYDNRSDALVSIGTAIGIFGAIFGFPIIDTLTALVVAFLILKTAVEIFWEAVQSLTDAFDIDEVETLSVLIRNVNGVIELLDFKGRAHGNMYFIDVTVTVNPYLNVFESHRITEEIERTIMRENRFCHVLVHIEPHIEDLPPTNKSQSPTT; this is encoded by the coding sequence ATGGAGCTCTATACAAATTTACGTCAAGGGGAAAAAGGCGCTTGGTTATCTATAGCTACCTACTTAATACTGAGCTCAGTAAAGTTAACTATTGGCTATATCGGAACATCTGAAGCTTTAAAAGCAGATGGATTAAATAATACAACTGATATCATTGCATCTATTGCCGTTTTAATCGGCTTACGTATTGCCCAAAGACCGCCAGATTCAAATCACCAATATGGCCATCTACGCGCTGAGACTGTTGCATCACTTGTTGCATCTTTCATTATGCTTGTTGTTGGCTTACAAGTTTTGATTGCTTCTTTACAAGGACTGTGGGAGCCAACTGGCACAACCCCATCCATGTTAACAGCATTTGTTGCAATTGGGAGTGCCGTAGTAATGTATATTGTTTATCGCTATAATTTAGCTCTATCAAAAAAAATACGAAGTGCTGCTGTAAAAGCTGCCGCTTATGACAATCGTTCAGATGCACTTGTCAGCATTGGTACAGCTATCGGGATATTCGGTGCAATTTTCGGCTTCCCGATTATTGATACATTGACAGCTCTTGTTGTAGCTTTTCTTATACTAAAAACTGCTGTAGAAATATTTTGGGAAGCTGTTCAAAGTCTTACAGATGCCTTTGATATTGATGAAGTCGAGACTTTGTCAGTACTAATTCGCAATGTAAACGGGGTTATTGAGCTTTTAGATTTCAAAGGACGCGCACATGGAAATATGTACTTTATAGATGTAACAGTGACTGTGAATCCTTATTTAAATGTCTTTGAAAGCCATCGTATTACAGAAGAAATTGAACGTACAATTATGCGGGAAAATCGCTTCTGTCATGTGCTCGTGCATATTGAACCACACATCGAAGATTTGCCTCCTACAAACAAAAGCCAGTCTCCTACCACTTGA